Proteins encoded within one genomic window of Lampris incognitus isolate fLamInc1 chromosome 1, fLamInc1.hap2, whole genome shotgun sequence:
- the LOC130111405 gene encoding uncharacterized protein LOC130111405, whose product MKDNAGFKGWIFVWVMILMHSSDGVHLPKEHPLTMLRCRPKPLVALTKTLVKESLTIFDEANGKHLPPWMPGFPELHVPNNGSKPGSAVQCSLLFMAQALEEVLEDQRNDLNPYDVSLHKKLKETILMVNMLKACMKEIWGGHCSKNPQPPKMPLSAMEKKQWGHTLLKDSGYYLDWLVHEIKVQMSKARGSNGKNPKTAEQAFARYLEGSGYFL is encoded by the exons ATGAAGGACAATGCAG GATTTAAAGGATGGATTTTTGTCTGGGTGATGATCCTGATGCATAGCTCGGATGGGGTACATCTGCCAAAGGAACATCCTTTGACAATGTTACGCTGCAGGCCAAAGCCCTTGGTAGCCCTCACTAAGACCCTTGTCAAAGAAAGCTTGACCATCTTT GATGAAGCCAATGGAAAGCATCTCCCTCCTTGGATGCCGGGCTTTCCAGAGCTCCATGTCCCAAATAATGGCTCTAAACCTGGGTCAGCGGTCCAGTGTAGCTTGCTCTTCATGGCTCAAGCCCTGGAGGAAGTCCTTGAGGACCAACGGAATGACTTGAACCCTTATGATGTTTCACTTCATAAGAAACTCAAGGAGACCATCTTGATGGTCAACATGCTTAAAGCGTGTATGAAGGAGATATGGGGCGGCCATTGCTCCAAGAATCCCCAGCCACCCAAGATGCCCCTATCTGCAATGGAGAAGAAGCAATGGGGCCATACGTTGTTGAAGGACTCTGGATACTACCTTGATTGGTTAGTGCATGAGATCAAAGTCCAAATGTCAAAGGCCAGAGGGTCAAACGGCAAAAATCCTAAAACTGCCGAGCAAGCTTTTGCCAGATATTTAGAGGGGAGTGGGTATTTCCTGTAA